One stretch of Arachis hypogaea cultivar Tifrunner chromosome 20, arahy.Tifrunner.gnm2.J5K5, whole genome shotgun sequence DNA includes these proteins:
- the LOC140182942 gene encoding uncharacterized mitochondrial protein AtMg00810-like — translation MACDKLRVVGNNGDAINKFKQYLHKCFHMKDLGRLKYFLGVEVAQSSKEIFLCQQKYALDIITEAGSLAAKPAATPCEENHWLAFVVGPVISDPSMYRRLIGRLMYLCFTRPDLTYSVHVLSQFMQNPRTEHWHAALRVVRYLKGHPGQGILLPKENDLQLDGWCHSDWAGCLLMRRSLTGWFIQFGTAPISWKTQKQQMVFASSAEAEYRSMARQPGN, via the exons ATGGCTTGCGACAAGCTCCGCGTTGTTG GAAATAATGGTGATGCAATTAACAAATTCAAACAGTACTTGCACAAGTGCTTTCACATGAAAGACTTAGGGCGCCTGAAATATTTTTTGGGGGTTGAAGTTGCCCAATCTTCCAAGGAAATTTTTCTGTGCCAGCAAAAATACGCCTTGGACATCATCACTGAAGCAGGTTCGCTGGCTGCAAAGCCCGCAGCTACTCCGTGTGAGGAAAATCACTGGTTGGCATTCGTTGTTGGCCCTGTTATCTCTGATCCTAGCATGTATCGCCGCCTCATTGGAAGACTCATGTATTTGTGCTTCACCAGACCTGACCTTACCTATAGTGTTCATGTTTTGTCCCAGTTTATGCAGAACCCACGTACTGAACATTGGCACGCCGCTTTACGAGTTGTTCGGTATCTGAAGGGACATCCGGGGCAGGGCATACTTCTACCTAAAGAAAATGATTTACAACTCGATGGCTGGTGTCATTCTGATTGGGCTGGCTGTCTGCTAATGCGCCGATCTCTTACAGGGTGGTTCATTCAATTCGGTACCGCCCCTATCTCATGGAAAACACAGAAACAACAAATGGTCTTCGCCTCTTCTGCTGAAGCTGAGTACCGCTCAATGGCCAGACAACCAGGGAATTAA